The genomic segment GACGCCGGTCACACAGCGCACGATCAACCGCAGGACGACGGCAACCGGACGCAGCCAGGACATGCCCCCCATCCTGACGTACCGAGAGCAGCGGGGCCATCTCTGCCGGCGATCCCGCCGGCCGGGTGGCGGTGCGGTGCGGGTGGGTGAACCCGGTGCCGGGCCGGCGGCGGCTCAGCTGGTACCGGGGTGCAGGTGGTGCAGCTTGTCGGGGTTGAGCACGGCGAACAGGTGCTGGATGCGCCCGTCCCGCACGGCCGCCGTGACGACCTGCTGGCCGCCGTCGACGCTCAGCCGCAGCGCCACCGACCCGTTCACCTCGACGATCTCGGTCGCCCCGATCGGGTACCGGGCGACCAGCCCGGCCACGAACGCGAGCACGTTGTCCCGGCCGGACACCGGCCGCAGCGCGGCCCGTACCCTGCCGCCGCCGTCGTTCCAGGCGGTGACGTCCTCGGCGAGCAGCGCGGTCAGTTGCGCCAGGTCGCCGCCGCGCGCGGCGGCGAGGAACCTGGTCAGGATCTCCCGATGCTCGTCCGCCGACGGCTGGTACCGGTCCGGGCCGTCGGCGAGCCGCCGGGTGGCCCGGTGGTGCATCTGCCGGCAGGCGCCGGCGGTCAGGTCGAGCATCCCGGCGATCCGGTCGTACGGCAGCGCGAACGCCTCGCGGAGCAGGAACACCGCGCGTTCCGGTGGGGACAGCCGCTCCAGCAGGTGCATCGTCGCGTACGAGACGGTGTCCCGCAGCTCGGCGGTGTCCAGCGGATCCAGCGCGTCGGTCGCCACCGGCTCGGGCAGCCACGGGCCGGGGTAGGTCTCCCGCTTCGCCCGCGCCGACCGGAGCTGGTCCAACGCGAGCCGGGACACCACGGTCAGCAGGAACGCGCGCGCGTCCCGTACCTGGTCGCGGTCGGTGCGGCGCCACCGCAGGTACGCCTCCTGCACCAGGTCCTCGGCGTCCCACATGCTGCCGGTCATCCGGTACCCGAGGCCGAGCAGCAGCCGGCGGTGTTGCTCGAACTCGTCGCTCACCGCCCCATCATGCGGACGCATCGGTGATCCCGTGCAACTCGGCGGCGAAACCGTCCCGCCAGGACGCGTACCGCGGGCGCCAGTCCAGCGACAGCCGGGCCCGGGCGTTGTCGGCGCCGCGCAGCCGGGTCATGAACGCGACCCCCCAGCCGCCGACCGCCAGCCGGGCCAGCGCGGTGGGTACGTGCTTCGGCGCCGGCCCACCGGTGAGCCGGGCGAGCGCCGGCAGCCACTCGGGTACCGGCGCCGGCTCGTCGTCCACCACGTTCAGCACGCCCGGTACCGGCCGGTCGAGCGCCGCGACGATCGCGCTGGCCACGTCGGCGGCGTGGACGAAGGAGTAGGTGGCGGCGCCGTCGCCGACGATCGGCAGCCTGCCGGTGCGCGCCGAGCGGGCGAGCGCCCCGTCCGCGGCGAACGCCGAACCCGGCCCGTACAGGTGGCCCAGCCGCAGCACCAGGCCGCCGGCCGCGGTGGTCTGCCGCTCCAGTTGGCGCAGCGCGTCGAGGACGGGGACGAACTGGCGCGGCGGGTTCGCCCACAGCGGGGTGTCCTCGTTGGCCGCGCCGCGGCCCGGCTGGTACGCGTAGGCCAGCCCCTGGCTGATCAGCCGGGGGGCGCCGGCACGCCCGGCGGCGGCGAGCAGGTTCCGGGTCCCCTCGGTACGCAGCCGGTTGGTGAGCGCGAAGTCCCGGGCCAGGTGCCGGGGGTCCGGATTCGCCGGGATCGCGGTCGCCATGTTGACGATGGCGTCCGGTGCGGCGGTCCGTACCGCCTCGGCGACGGCGTCCGGATCGAGCGCATCGCCCCGTACCGGGTGCCCGCCGAGCTGCCGCACCCGCCGCGCCGTGGCGTCCGAGCGGGCCAGCCCGTACGTCTCGTGTCCGATCTCGGTCAGCAGCGGCAGCAGCTGGCGGCCGACGACCCCGGTTGCTCCCGCGACGAGTACCCGCATGGCTCCTCCGTCACCTTCGTGCGCCGGGTGCCGGCGCGTTCACCGGGAAGACGGGCGACCGGCGACGAATGTCACGGCCTCGGCTGTGAGCCCGGTCGCAGTGCCCGACGGTGGTCGGCGGCAGGCGGATCCGGCCGCACCGCCGGACCGGTACCGGGGTGCGGCGGACGGCGGGCGGCCGTTGGGCGACAATGGGGGCGTGACTAGTCAGTCCGCGGAATCCGCACCGACCCCCCGCCGCCGGTCGATCCGGCTCGACGCCGCCTGCGCGGAGGCGGTCGAGCTGGCCCGGGCGGCGCTGGCCGAGACCGATCCGGCCGGCGGCGCCAACGTCGGCGAACACCTGGGCGCCCGGGTCGAGGGCGAGCGGCTGGTGATGCACCTGTTCGAGTGCCTGCTGCCCGGCTACCGCGGCTGGCGTTACGCGGCGACGGTGACCCGGGTGATCCGCAGCAAGCACGTGACCGTCTGCGAGACGGCGCTGCTGCCGGGGCCGGACGCGATCATGGCGCCGACCTGGGTGCCGTGGCAGGAGCGGTTGCAGCCCGGTGATCTCGGCGTCGGCGACGTGATGACCACGGTGCCGGACGACGACCGGCTGGCCCCCGGCTACCTGGAGTCGGACGACCCGGCCGTCGAGGAGACCGCGTACGAGCTGGGGCTGGGGCGCAGCCGGGTGATGAGCCGGGAGGGCCGGCTGGAGGCCGCCGAACGGTGGTACGAGTCGGACCACGGCCCGACCGCGCCGATCGCCGAGGCCGCGCCGCGCCATGCCCGCTGCGGCACCTGCGGGTTC from the Actinocatenispora thailandica genome contains:
- a CDS encoding NAD-dependent epimerase/dehydratase family protein, which encodes MRVLVAGATGVVGRQLLPLLTEIGHETYGLARSDATARRVRQLGGHPVRGDALDPDAVAEAVRTAAPDAIVNMATAIPANPDPRHLARDFALTNRLRTEGTRNLLAAAGRAGAPRLISQGLAYAYQPGRGAANEDTPLWANPPRQFVPVLDALRQLERQTTAAGGLVLRLGHLYGPGSAFAADGALARSARTGRLPIVGDGAATYSFVHAADVASAIVAALDRPVPGVLNVVDDEPAPVPEWLPALARLTGGPAPKHVPTALARLAVGGWGVAFMTRLRGADNARARLSLDWRPRYASWRDGFAAELHGITDASA
- a CDS encoding DUF3027 domain-containing protein; translated protein: MGDNGGVTSQSAESAPTPRRRSIRLDAACAEAVELARAALAETDPAGGANVGEHLGARVEGERLVMHLFECLLPGYRGWRYAATVTRVIRSKHVTVCETALLPGPDAIMAPTWVPWQERLQPGDLGVGDVMTTVPDDDRLAPGYLESDDPAVEETAYELGLGRSRVMSREGRLEAAERWYESDHGPTAPIAEAAPRHARCGTCGFYLPVAGSLRAMFGVCGNLFAPDDGRAVSADHGCGAHSEVVPDQVPAVDSLTTVYDDASVERV
- a CDS encoding RNA polymerase sigma-70 factor gives rise to the protein MSDEFEQHRRLLLGLGYRMTGSMWDAEDLVQEAYLRWRRTDRDQVRDARAFLLTVVSRLALDQLRSARAKRETYPGPWLPEPVATDALDPLDTAELRDTVSYATMHLLERLSPPERAVFLLREAFALPYDRIAGMLDLTAGACRQMHHRATRRLADGPDRYQPSADEHREILTRFLAAARGGDLAQLTALLAEDVTAWNDGGGRVRAALRPVSGRDNVLAFVAGLVARYPIGATEIVEVNGSVALRLSVDGGQQVVTAAVRDGRIQHLFAVLNPDKLHHLHPGTS